In Mytilus edulis chromosome 13, xbMytEdul2.2, whole genome shotgun sequence, a single window of DNA contains:
- the LOC139501727 gene encoding ankyrin-1-like translates to MERFLLEKEKNMDQFVTIVPPKYIEMYMQRMVNDWSNGKVVNVYCNNNMTNRKFRNRYLCYLNTLDILSQRQLAHTCDIDSQDTVIIQCCFICDIPLIQWCFDHGVDVNRCRYDGGSPLFASSQLGHTEVVQLLLDNKADIDKCKDDEISSLVIACQLGYIVQLLLDHKADINKCRADKTFPLYMACQQNRIDIVKLLIYNKADMNKCTDKGSSPLFISCYKGCTDIVKLLLDNKSDINKSTDNRISPLLMACQENHVDIVKLLLDNKADMNKCKEPGLSPLYIACQDGYTDIVKLLLDNKADINKCRDDGTSPLYIACANNHSNIVQLLLDNKADINKCLDDGTSPLYIACGENNHSDIVQLLLDNKADLNKCLVDETSPLLRACQEGYANIVQLLLSSKIDINKCRNGETLALFIACQNNHAGIVKMLLDNKADVNKCTDEGTSPLLKACHEGNKNIVQLLLDSKADINKCRNNGISPLNIACFENRVDIVHMLLDNKAHINKCISKDSFPLFIACQKNHVDIVRLLLDKKAGIDECLNNGSSPLYIACENNHENIVQLLLENKADINKSKNDGTSPLFIACAFNHVKIVKLLLDNKADITNCRNNEVSPLFIACGNNHKDNCVIRSVILMDYPLFL, encoded by the coding sequence ATGGAACGATTtttattagaaaaagaaaaaaatatggatCAGTTCGTAACTATTGTTCCACCTAAATACATTGAAATGTACATGCAGAGAATGGTTAATGACTGGTCCAATGGTAAAGTagtaaatgtttactgtaataaCAATATGACCAACCGAAAGTTCAGAAATAGATACCTGTGTTATTTGAACACACTTGACATATTATCTCAAAGACAATTAGCACACACATGTGATATTGATAGCCAAGATACTGTAATAATACAGTGTTGTTTTATATGTGATATTCCATTGATTCAGTGGTGTTTTGATCATGGTGTTGATGTTAACAGGTGTAGGTATGATGGTGGAAGTCCACTATTTGCATCATCACAGCTAGGTCATACTGAAGTAGTACAGCTTTTGTTGGACAATAAGGCGGACATCGATAAGTGCAAAGATGATGAAATATCTTCCCTGGTTATTGCTTGTCAACTAGGATATATAGTACAGTTATTACTTGATCATAAGGCAGACATAAATAAGTGTAGAGCTGATAAAACATTTCCACTTTATATGGCCTGTCAACAGAATCGTATAGATATAGTAAAACTGTTAATTTACAACAAGGCAGACATGAATAAGTGTACAGACAAAGGATCATCTCCTCTGTTTATTTCTTGTTATAAAGGATGTACAGATATAGTAAAACTGTTACTCGACAACAagtcagacataaataagtctacAGATAACAGAATATCTCCTCTGTTAATGGCCTGCCAGGAGAATCATGTAGATATAGTAAAGTTGTTACTTGACAACAAGGCAGACATGAATAAGTGTAAAGAACCTGGTTTATCCCCTCTGTATATTGCTTGTCAGGACGGTTATACAGATATAGTAAAGCTATTACTTGAcaataaggcagacattaataaatGTAGAGATGATGGCACATCTCCCCTGTATATTGCTTGTGCGAATAACCATTCAAACATAGTACAGCTGTTACTTGACAACAAGGCAGACataaataagtgtttagatgatggAACATCTCCCCTGTATATTGCTTGTGGTGAGAATAACCATTCAGACATAGTACAGCTGTTACTTGACAACAAGGCAGACTTAAATAAGTGTTTAGTTGATGAAACATCTCCCCTTTTAAGGGCTTGTCAGGAAGGTTATGCAAATATAGTACAGTTGTTACTTAGCAGCAAGatagacattaataagtgtagaaaTGGTGAAACATTGGCCCTTTTTATTGCTTGTCAGAATAATCATGCAGGTATAGTCAAGATGTTACTTGACAACAAGGCAGACGTTAATAAGTGTACAGATGAAGGAACATCTCCCCTTTTAAAGGCTTGTCATGAAGGTAATAAAAATATAGTACAGTTGTTACTTGACAGCAAGGCAGATATTAATAAGTGCAGAAATAATGGAATATCTCCTCTGAATATTGCTTGTTTCGAGAACCGTGTAGACATAGTACATATGTTACTGGACAATAAGGCGCACATTAATAAGTGTATAAGTAAAGATTCATTTCCACTGTTTATTGCCTGTCAGAAGAATCATGTAGATATAGTAAGGTTGTTACTTGACAAAAAGGCAGGCATAGATGAGTGTTTAAATAACGGATCATCTCCCCTATATATTGCTTGTGAAAATAACCATGAAAACATAGTACAGCTCTTGCTTGAAaacaaggcagacattaataaaaGTAAGAATGATGGCACATCTCCTTTATTTATTGCATGTGCGTTTAATCATGTAAAAATAGTAAAGTTGTTACTTGACAACAAGGCAGACATTACCAATTGTAGAAACAATGAGGTATCTCCCTTGTTTATTGCATGTGGGAATAATCATAAAGATAATTGTGTAATAAGAAGTGTAATATTAATGGATTATCCCCTATTTTTATAG
- the LOC139501728 gene encoding uncharacterized protein yields the protein MDELDKRITCSSGHKRKKSFQGSFLQFLQDLDCKHLSVCTPDDIRRFLIWKDFSGKTTIHGVHCKHLGQKGEFDCFCPKRLASGTVEGVINQLVNIFDDNGFGRYWDIFSKSGNPACAPIVKEYLKLIREEQASAHVLPKQAKPIFLSKIKAMCSYIDREIKSPGLSLRERYILYRDRAWMKLQFFAGDRASDLSLVVAQEVKVLNDNSGLVFQHTFGKTLRGDKGKSNTFVIKKCDDLSICPVQGLLDYVNFCQVSTVDMSVGYLFRIVSEKGRVLDKAVNYSVMYERLRYYLSLLGIYEGETPHSFRSGCAVTMALSGAAENVDQAMKHIGWFGRTSAEYYSRIHTLVDAGSIALRLSQVANGSENIETVFKEQADYSSLVHVFNKE from the coding sequence ATGGACGAGTTAGATAAACGAATAACTTGTTCATCAGGTCACAAGAGGAAGAAAAGTTTTCAAGGTTCTTTTCTCCAATTTCTCCAAGATTTAGATTGCAAACATTTGTCAGTTTGTACACCTGATGATATTCGAAGATTTTTAATTTGGAAGGATTTTTCTGGAAAAACTACTATTCACGGTGTTCATTGCAAACATTTAGGCCAAAAGGGGGAGTTTGACTGTTTTTGTCCAAAACGACTGGCTTCCGGTACAGTTGAAGGGGTGATTAATCAATTGGTTAATATATTTGATGATAATGGCTTTGGGAGATATTGGGACATTTTTTCTAAGTCTGGTAACCCTGCTTGTGCCCCCATAGTAAAAGAATATCTTAAACTAATCAGGGAAGAACAAGCCAGTGCACATGTATTGCCAAAACAAGCTAAGcctatatttttatcaaaaattaaggCAATGTGTTCATACATTGATAGGGAAATTAAAAGTCCTGGTCTGTCATTACGGGAGAGGTATATTCTGTATAGAGATAGAGCTTGGATGAAACTACAATTTTTTGCAGGTGATAGGGCTAGTGACCTTTCTTTAGTTGTTGCTCAGGAGGTAAAAGTATTAAATGATAATAGTGGCTTGGTTTTTCAACATACGTTTGGAAAGACACTCCGAGGTGATAAGGGAAAGAGTAATACATTTGTTATTAAAAAGTGTGATGACTTGTCTATTTGTCCTGTACAAGGTCTGCTTGATTATGTTAATTTTTGCCAAGTCAGTACAGTTGATATGTCAGTAGGTTATTTGTTCAGAATAGTTTCTGAAAAAGGCAGAGTGTTGGATAAGGCTGTCAATTACTCTGTCATGTATGAGAGATTGCGTTATTACTTATCACTGTTGGGAATTTATGAAGGAGAAACCCCCCATAGCTTTCGATCAGGTTGTGCAGTTACCATGGCTTTATCAGGGGCAGCTGAAAATGTAGACCAGGCAATGAAACATATTGGTTGGTTTGGCAGAACAAGTGCCGAGTACTATAGTAGAATTCATACATTAGTTGATGCAGGCAGTATTGCATTGAGATTATCTCAAGTTGCAAATGGGTCTGAAAATATTGAAACTGTATTTAAAGAACAAGCTGACTATTCTAGTTTAGTTCATGTTTTTAACAAAGAGTAA